A genome region from Populus alba chromosome 3, ASM523922v2, whole genome shotgun sequence includes the following:
- the LOC118028644 gene encoding uncharacterized protein: protein MDWGFVHKAWEKWTSINVGSSTGEPLKAALLINYDPNAPSRLLSIIAEQEGINAVPTEVSQFVDFVKRNKLHSENFTIGQNQYVVTSIHENCFCARSMTTSKPAGEGAIIMQTSAFLLVALYDGSIGAASRAMVAVDQFAWQLGRRNL, encoded by the exons ATGGACTGGGGTTTTGTACACAAAGCTTGGGAGAAATGGACTTCCATTAACGTTGGCTCTTCTACCGGTGAACCATTGAAGGCTGCTTTGCTTATTAACTATGATCCAAATGCACCATCTCGCTTGCTTTCTATCAT TGCAGAACAAGAAGGTATCAATGCCGTTCCCACTGAAGTGAGCCAGtttgttgattttgttaaaaggaataaaCTTCATTCAGAGAACTTTACTATCGGTCAAAATCAAT ATGTGGTTACATCCATTCATGAGAATTGTTTCTGTGCAAGGTCTATGACTACATCAAAACCTGCTGGTGAAGGTGCCATCATCATGCAGACTTCAGCATTCCTCTTGGTTGCATT GTATGATGGATCGATTGGTGCAGCATCCCGTGCTATGGTGGCTGTTGATCAGTTTGCTTGGCAGCTTGGGCGAAGAAATCTGTAA
- the LOC118028646 gene encoding uncharacterized protein isoform X1, with the protein MGSSGSKAYRGGASSSSSSSGSGRKGKSKGRSKVFQSSCLGTSCGSRDSTSGDHVCDDGNKENCEGNASSTNRNEIDSDEVKIECYGKVKVEQSDKTPCISSDVELDEWNEASITNTSSRTGSSSARAAAPTQSLTFPSRLLSRLSFIPGNVSFRLSRAASLGSSRAHQTHSTGPRMFDGEDEIRHHPQSANSVVDGNGNEMQQISDLLATSLVSRTAAHHHEDTAAALQLHSQAPDLLDNMQENQNIFSTRNSGRDGGGNRVEVDANLRSPRMFNDMDGIETRHSDRRIGAQEPAERNVRFSRTLSVGRLRDRVLRRSSLPELTFCPLQQEREMRGSSQGSGRQAVGGEMRMPESEGNTLTSTTALGYPSSGMSSSLFSIQDHELETSRTREARYRDLLEHRSNFLERRRRIRSQVRALQRLGSRFENLSGHERSCILSGQHRTGRCTCRVNNRDANLNDDTSARASISRIVMLAEALFEVLDEIHQQSVVLSSRPSMSSLGSVPAPNEIVESLPVKLYAKSQKHQNEDTAQCYICLVEYEEGDSMRVLPCHHEFHRTCVDKWLKEIHRVCPLCRGDICRSESSPAEN; encoded by the exons ATGGGATCCAGTGGAAGCAAGGCATATCGTGGTGGtgcgtcgtcgtcgtcgtcatcaaGTGGAAGTGGACGGAAGGGAAAATCTAAAGGGAGGAGTAAGGTTTTCCAGTCTTCTTGTTTGGGTACTTCTTGTGGATCTCGCGATAGTACCAGCGGTGACCAT GTTTGTGATGATGGGAATAAAGAAAATTGTGAAGGAAATGCTTCATCTACTAACCGGAATGAAATAGACTCCGATGAGGTTAAAATTGAGTGTTATGGAAAGGTTAAAGTGGAGCAATCTGATAAAACGCCCTGTATATCGTCGGATGTTGAGCTCGATGAATGGAATGAAGCAAGTATCACAAACACTTCCTCTAGAACAGGTAGCAGCTCTGCTCGAGCTGCTGCTCCTACACAGTCATTGACCTTTCCAAGTCGGCTTCTTTCGCGCTTGAGTTTTATTCCCGGTAATGTGAGTTTTAGGTTGAGCAGAGCAGCGAGTTTAGGGTCGTCAAGGGCACATCAAACTCATTCTACTGGTCCCAGAATGTTTGATGGTGAAGATGAGATTCGCCATCATCCACAGTCTGCCAATTCTGTTGTTGatggaaatggaaatgaaaTGCAACAAATTAGTGATTTATTGGCTACATCCCTGGTGAGTAGAACTGCTGCACATCATCATGAAGATACGGCTGCTGCTTTGCAGTTGCATAGTCAAGCACCTGATCTCTTGGACAACATGCAGGAAAACCagaatattttttcaactcGCAATTCAGGAAGAGATGGAGGTGGAAATAGAGTGGAGGTTGATGCAAACTTACGTTCTCCTAGAATGTTCAATGACATGGATGGGATTGAGACTAGACATTCCGATAGGCGAATTGGAGCACAAGAACCTGCTGAGCGTAATGTTCGTTTTAGCCGAACCTTAAGTGTTGGAAGACTTCGTGATAGAGTTCTTCGTCGGTCATCACTACCAGAACTTACATTTTGTCCCTTGCaacaagagagagaaatgagagGTTCTAGCCAGGGTAGTGGGAGACAGGCAGTGGGTGGGGAGATGAGGATGCCAGAATCTGAAGGGAATACTCTAACCTCCACAACTGCACTGGGTTATCCTTCATCTGGCATGTCTAGCTCACTGTTCAGCATTCAAGATCATGAGTTGGAAACCTCTAGAACAAGAGAAGCCAGGTATCGTGACTTGCTGGAGCATAGATCAAATTTCCTTGAACGAAGGAGAAGAATACGATCTCAG GTTCGTGCTCTTCAGAGATTGGGAAGCCGTTTCGAAAACCTCTCTGGACATGAGAGGTCTTGTATTTTATCCGGTCAACACAGAACAGGTCGCTGTACATGTCGTGTAAATAATCGAGATGCAAACTTAAATGATGACACAAGTGCTAGGGCTAGCATATCAAGAATTGTCATGTTAGCTGAAGCTCTATTTGAG GTTCTGGATGAAATTCACCAGCAATCAGTTGTATTATCCTCTCGTCCTTCCATGTCTTCACTTGGATCTGTACCCGCTCCTAATGAAATAGTGGAATCTTTGCCAGTTAAATTATATGCCAAGTCCCAGAAACATCAGAATGAGGATACAGCTCA ATGTTACATATGCCTTGTGGAATATGAGGAAGGAGACAGCATGCGAGTGTTGCCTTGCCATCACGAATTCCACAGAACATGTGTAGACAAGTGGCTTAAGGAGATTCACAG GGTATGTCCACTTTGTCGTGGTGACATTTGTAGATCTGAATCATCGCCTGCTGAGAACTAA
- the LOC118028646 gene encoding uncharacterized protein isoform X2: MGSSGSKAYRGGASSSSSSSGSGRKGKSKGRSKVFQSSCLGTSCGSRDSTSGDHVCDDGNKENCEGNASSTNRNEIDSDEVKIECYGKVKVEQSDKTPCISSDVELDEWNEASITNTSSRTGSSSARAAAPTQSLTFPSRLLSRLSFIPGNVSFRLSRAASLGSSRAHQTHSTGPRMFDGEDEIRHHPQSANSVVDGNGNEMQQISDLLATSLENQNIFSTRNSGRDGGGNRVEVDANLRSPRMFNDMDGIETRHSDRRIGAQEPAERNVRFSRTLSVGRLRDRVLRRSSLPELTFCPLQQEREMRGSSQGSGRQAVGGEMRMPESEGNTLTSTTALGYPSSGMSSSLFSIQDHELETSRTREARYRDLLEHRSNFLERRRRIRSQVRALQRLGSRFENLSGHERSCILSGQHRTGRCTCRVNNRDANLNDDTSARASISRIVMLAEALFEVLDEIHQQSVVLSSRPSMSSLGSVPAPNEIVESLPVKLYAKSQKHQNEDTAQCYICLVEYEEGDSMRVLPCHHEFHRTCVDKWLKEIHRVCPLCRGDICRSESSPAEN, from the exons ATGGGATCCAGTGGAAGCAAGGCATATCGTGGTGGtgcgtcgtcgtcgtcgtcatcaaGTGGAAGTGGACGGAAGGGAAAATCTAAAGGGAGGAGTAAGGTTTTCCAGTCTTCTTGTTTGGGTACTTCTTGTGGATCTCGCGATAGTACCAGCGGTGACCAT GTTTGTGATGATGGGAATAAAGAAAATTGTGAAGGAAATGCTTCATCTACTAACCGGAATGAAATAGACTCCGATGAGGTTAAAATTGAGTGTTATGGAAAGGTTAAAGTGGAGCAATCTGATAAAACGCCCTGTATATCGTCGGATGTTGAGCTCGATGAATGGAATGAAGCAAGTATCACAAACACTTCCTCTAGAACAGGTAGCAGCTCTGCTCGAGCTGCTGCTCCTACACAGTCATTGACCTTTCCAAGTCGGCTTCTTTCGCGCTTGAGTTTTATTCCCGGTAATGTGAGTTTTAGGTTGAGCAGAGCAGCGAGTTTAGGGTCGTCAAGGGCACATCAAACTCATTCTACTGGTCCCAGAATGTTTGATGGTGAAGATGAGATTCGCCATCATCCACAGTCTGCCAATTCTGTTGTTGatggaaatggaaatgaaaTGCAACAAATTAGTGATTTATTGGCTACATCCCTG GAAAACCagaatattttttcaactcGCAATTCAGGAAGAGATGGAGGTGGAAATAGAGTGGAGGTTGATGCAAACTTACGTTCTCCTAGAATGTTCAATGACATGGATGGGATTGAGACTAGACATTCCGATAGGCGAATTGGAGCACAAGAACCTGCTGAGCGTAATGTTCGTTTTAGCCGAACCTTAAGTGTTGGAAGACTTCGTGATAGAGTTCTTCGTCGGTCATCACTACCAGAACTTACATTTTGTCCCTTGCaacaagagagagaaatgagagGTTCTAGCCAGGGTAGTGGGAGACAGGCAGTGGGTGGGGAGATGAGGATGCCAGAATCTGAAGGGAATACTCTAACCTCCACAACTGCACTGGGTTATCCTTCATCTGGCATGTCTAGCTCACTGTTCAGCATTCAAGATCATGAGTTGGAAACCTCTAGAACAAGAGAAGCCAGGTATCGTGACTTGCTGGAGCATAGATCAAATTTCCTTGAACGAAGGAGAAGAATACGATCTCAG GTTCGTGCTCTTCAGAGATTGGGAAGCCGTTTCGAAAACCTCTCTGGACATGAGAGGTCTTGTATTTTATCCGGTCAACACAGAACAGGTCGCTGTACATGTCGTGTAAATAATCGAGATGCAAACTTAAATGATGACACAAGTGCTAGGGCTAGCATATCAAGAATTGTCATGTTAGCTGAAGCTCTATTTGAG GTTCTGGATGAAATTCACCAGCAATCAGTTGTATTATCCTCTCGTCCTTCCATGTCTTCACTTGGATCTGTACCCGCTCCTAATGAAATAGTGGAATCTTTGCCAGTTAAATTATATGCCAAGTCCCAGAAACATCAGAATGAGGATACAGCTCA ATGTTACATATGCCTTGTGGAATATGAGGAAGGAGACAGCATGCGAGTGTTGCCTTGCCATCACGAATTCCACAGAACATGTGTAGACAAGTGGCTTAAGGAGATTCACAG GGTATGTCCACTTTGTCGTGGTGACATTTGTAGATCTGAATCATCGCCTGCTGAGAACTAA